In the genome of Nocardia sp. NBC_00416, one region contains:
- a CDS encoding alpha/beta hydrolase produces MHDTRPMTEGGVRAGNKRAARGWLRKAGVVAATVLLMAGVGGAVAGAAPIGASVPRVSARGFEELVVPSGMGPIEVQVQWAARGGRSALYLLDGLRAPFDHNQWTTDTDVLRRFAGDNVTLVFPVGGHSSFYADWYRPSSTNGQVTAYKWETFLTEELPAFLAEYGVSRTDNAVVGASMGGGAALSLAAHHRDQFQFAGSFSGFVNPTFPLWNEAVRAAMWDEGRFNVDDMWGPAGNPAWSRNDPTVQAELLRGLPMYVSAGNGVPGVLDVPYGVGNTVNAMGLEAMATAAARIFGDRVASLGIPARVDIVDGTHTWPYWDRAIATARPMILDALGVR; encoded by the coding sequence GTGCACGATACGAGACCGATGACCGAGGGTGGAGTTCGCGCCGGGAACAAGCGGGCCGCGCGGGGATGGCTGCGAAAAGCCGGGGTGGTCGCTGCGACGGTATTGCTGATGGCGGGGGTCGGCGGGGCGGTGGCCGGTGCGGCGCCGATCGGGGCTTCGGTACCCCGGGTTTCGGCCCGCGGGTTCGAAGAGCTCGTCGTCCCGTCGGGCATGGGCCCCATCGAAGTCCAGGTGCAGTGGGCGGCCCGGGGCGGCCGTTCGGCGCTCTACCTGCTCGACGGTCTCCGCGCCCCCTTCGATCACAATCAGTGGACCACCGATACCGACGTGTTGCGGCGGTTCGCCGGCGATAACGTCACACTGGTGTTTCCGGTCGGCGGACACTCCAGTTTCTACGCCGACTGGTACCGGCCGAGCAGTACCAACGGCCAGGTCACCGCATACAAGTGGGAGACCTTCCTCACCGAGGAGCTGCCCGCCTTCCTGGCGGAATACGGGGTTTCGCGTACCGACAACGCCGTCGTCGGCGCTTCCATGGGTGGTGGTGCCGCCCTGTCATTGGCCGCACACCACCGCGACCAGTTCCAGTTCGCCGGATCCTTCTCCGGATTCGTGAATCCGACCTTCCCGCTGTGGAACGAGGCGGTCCGCGCCGCGATGTGGGACGAGGGCCGGTTCAATGTGGACGATATGTGGGGCCCGGCAGGTAACCCGGCCTGGAGTCGCAACGATCCGACGGTGCAGGCCGAACTGCTGCGCGGCCTGCCCATGTATGTCTCGGCCGGCAACGGTGTGCCCGGTGTTCTCGACGTGCCGTACGGGGTCGGCAACACTGTGAACGCGATGGGTCTGGAGGCGATGGCCACGGCGGCGGCGCGCATCTTCGGCGATCGAGTCGCGTCGCTGGGCATCCCGGCTCGGGTCGACATCGTCGACGGCACCCACACCTGGCCGTACTGGGACCGGGCGATCGCTACCGCCCGACCGATGATTCTCGACGCGCTGGGCGTGCGCTGA